A genome region from Meleagris gallopavo isolate NT-WF06-2002-E0010 breed Aviagen turkey brand Nicholas breeding stock chromosome 9, Turkey_5.1, whole genome shotgun sequence includes the following:
- the LOC109369068 gene encoding LOW QUALITY PROTEIN: heat shock transcription factor, Y-linked-like (The sequence of the model RefSeq protein was modified relative to this genomic sequence to represent the inferred CDS: inserted 2 bases in 1 codon) has translation MLPPPFPSKQSPVCDVTVMQXTVTTVTFVTIPTHSPLLTPRVPLRSILLLAGRPWLAGETAADRNFCQGEQLMIQMETSSSETPGVSAPNADLADSASPVPQRRGKRTARDAALGPTREENTSQGSQEESCAKRQRLNLSTKGSCKARDSSCFFLKKLREIVESDCFQSIWWGDDENSIVIEETLFKTEVLGRTGPLHNLNIGCMKAFVRQLHLHGFFIVDSDLPTSASRAKFPAGGAASLPSEVRTPPAHRTPLGTGGIGGRSHLRGLQVGDIWVSKPAFLLLKILKFLLAS, from the exons ATGCTGCCACCCCCTTTCCCCAGCAAACAGTCACCCGTCTGTGATGTCACCGTGATGCA CACGGTCACCACGGTGACGTTTGTGACCATCCCAACCCACTCCCCACTCCTCACACCACGGGTGCCATTGCGCTCCAttctgctgctggcaggacGACCCTGGTTGGCCGGGGAGACCGCTGCGGACAGAAATTTCTGTCAGGGCGAACAATTAATGATTCAAATGGAGACATCTTCATCAGAAACTCCTGGAGTTTCTGCTCCAAATGCTGACTTGGCAGACTCGGCTTCTCCTGTCCCACAAAGACGGGGTAAAAGAACCGCTCGGGATGCTGCCTTAGGACCGACACGAGAAGAAAACACTTCTCAGGGTTCACAGGAGGAATCCTGTGCAAAAAGACAACGGCTTAATCTTTCCACCAAGGGCTCCTGCAAAGCCCGTGACTCGTCATGCTTCTTTCTAAAAAAGCTCCGTGAAATTGTGGAAAGCGACTGCTTTCAGTCCATCTGGTGGGGTGACGATGAAAACTCCATTGTGATTGAGGAAACCCTCTTCAAAACAGAAGTGCTGGGAAGGACAGGACCTCTGCACAACCTCAACATTGGTTGCATGAAAGCTTTCGTTCGCCAGCTCCATCTGCACGGATTCTTCATTGTGGACAGCGATTTGCCCACATCTGCCTCACGGGCAAAATTCCCAGCAGGTGGAGCCGCGTCTCTTCCCAGTGAGGTACGCACTCCCCCTGCCCATAGGACACCTCTCGGGACAGGTGGGATTGGTGGCCGGTCCCACCTGAGGGGGCTGCAAGTTGGTGATATTTGGGTTTCCAAACCCGCTttcctgcttttgaaaatcctAAAATTTCTGCTTGCTAGTTAA